A genome region from uncultured Desulfovibrio sp. includes the following:
- a CDS encoding insulinase family protein — MHTHGFSLLTERVMKEVNGTARLWQHTATGAQLLSIVNDDENKCFGVSFRTPPTDSTGVAHILEHSVLCGSDRYPVKEPFVELLKGSLQTFLNAFTFPDKTCYPVASANLQDFYNLMDVYLDAVFHPRISEDIFRQEGWHVEALSTDGPWTYKGVVYNEMKGVYSSPDSILAEQSQQALFPDTLYSLDSGGNPAVIPDLTYAAFRDFHSRYYHPSNARFFFWGDDPEEERLRRVAEALAGYTARPVDSAVPLQARRHTPRQVEVPYAATEGEKRALFTVNWLLGERGDVRQALLMEMLEHILEGLPGSPLRRALISSGLGEDTTGCGLETDLRQMYYSTGLKGVEPRNVPQAELLIFETLARLADEGIDPAAVEAAVNTVEFAYRENNSGRFPRGLSAMIQALSTWLYDGDPLAALAWEAPLNDIKARLAAGETVFENAIREHFLHNEHRATVILLPDTTLAATRDRAEADRLAAVQAGCDSRAREQMVEVTRHLQAAQEAPDSPEALATIPQLGVADMPRHNSLLPLREQALDQDATFLAHELPTQGIAYAGLLLPLDTVPPHLEALLPLFARCLTEAGTARHDFGQLGARIAAKTGGVGADVILGTRSHYRTALRHLGIMGKAVQDKLPDLFAIFHEILLEPLRDTDVLRERMGQMLLEDKARLEHGLVAAGHATVSTRLRAHFTEAGRLAERTGGLSQLQAVRGFLRQLETQPQRLLEDMETLRRCIIARPGALLDCTGDAALLTRVQSLGHELLADLPASRTGNAVAPRPLELPAGEAFFAPAQVNYVGKAANIIDLGYACTGSLNVVLRSLRMGYLWERVRVRGGAYGAMCTLDRLGGNLVLASYRDPNVEETLAVYDGMAAYLRDSAPDAAQLEQAIVGAIGDMDAYLLPDAKGARALARYLAGDSEEDRQRFREEILSTTARDFRDVADVLDAVAHQGVTCVVGGAKTREAAAALGWAGQDIVPAG; from the coding sequence ATGCACACCCATGGTTTTAGCCTTCTGACCGAACGGGTCATGAAGGAAGTCAACGGTACGGCGCGCCTCTGGCAGCACACGGCCACCGGCGCGCAACTGCTCTCCATTGTCAATGACGATGAAAACAAATGCTTCGGCGTGAGCTTCCGCACGCCGCCCACGGATTCCACGGGCGTGGCCCATATTCTGGAGCACTCCGTGCTCTGCGGTTCCGACCGCTACCCGGTCAAGGAACCCTTCGTGGAGCTGCTCAAGGGATCATTGCAGACCTTCCTCAATGCCTTCACCTTTCCGGACAAGACCTGCTACCCCGTGGCCAGCGCCAACCTGCAGGACTTCTACAATCTTATGGATGTCTATCTGGATGCGGTCTTTCATCCGCGCATCAGCGAGGACATCTTCCGCCAGGAAGGCTGGCATGTGGAGGCCCTGAGCACCGACGGGCCGTGGACCTACAAGGGCGTGGTCTATAATGAAATGAAGGGCGTCTATTCCTCGCCCGATTCCATCCTGGCCGAACAGAGCCAGCAGGCCCTCTTCCCGGACACGCTCTACAGCCTGGATTCGGGCGGCAATCCCGCCGTGATCCCGGACCTGACCTACGCGGCCTTCCGGGATTTCCACAGCCGCTACTATCATCCCTCCAATGCGCGTTTCTTCTTCTGGGGCGACGATCCGGAAGAGGAGCGCCTGCGCCGGGTGGCCGAGGCCCTTGCGGGCTACACGGCCCGGCCCGTGGATTCTGCCGTGCCCCTGCAGGCCCGCCGCCATACGCCGCGACAGGTGGAGGTGCCCTATGCCGCCACCGAGGGCGAAAAGCGCGCCCTGTTCACGGTAAACTGGCTGCTGGGCGAGCGCGGCGACGTGCGGCAGGCCCTGCTCATGGAAATGCTGGAACACATTCTGGAGGGCCTGCCCGGCTCGCCCCTGCGCCGGGCGCTCATCAGCTCCGGCCTGGGCGAGGATACCACGGGCTGCGGCCTGGAAACCGACCTGCGCCAGATGTACTACTCCACGGGCCTCAAGGGCGTGGAGCCGCGCAACGTGCCGCAGGCGGAACTGCTCATTTTTGAAACCCTGGCCCGCCTGGCGGATGAGGGCATCGATCCCGCGGCCGTGGAAGCTGCTGTCAATACCGTGGAATTTGCCTATCGCGAAAACAATTCCGGACGCTTCCCCCGGGGACTTTCCGCCATGATTCAGGCCCTTTCCACCTGGCTGTATGACGGCGACCCCCTGGCCGCCCTGGCCTGGGAAGCGCCGCTGAACGACATCAAGGCCCGGCTGGCCGCCGGCGAAACCGTCTTTGAAAACGCCATCCGCGAGCACTTTCTGCACAACGAGCACCGCGCCACGGTGATCCTGCTGCCGGACACGACCCTGGCCGCCACGCGCGACCGCGCCGAAGCCGACCGGCTGGCCGCCGTACAGGCCGGCTGCGACAGCCGTGCACGGGAACAGATGGTGGAGGTGACCCGGCATCTCCAGGCCGCACAGGAAGCGCCGGACAGTCCCGAAGCCCTGGCCACCATTCCGCAGCTCGGGGTGGCGGACATGCCGCGCCACAACAGCCTCCTGCCCCTGCGGGAGCAGGCACTGGACCAGGACGCCACCTTTCTGGCCCATGAACTGCCCACGCAGGGCATTGCCTATGCGGGGCTGCTGCTGCCGCTGGATACGGTGCCGCCGCACCTGGAAGCCCTGCTGCCGCTCTTTGCCCGCTGCCTCACCGAAGCCGGCACGGCCCGGCATGACTTCGGCCAGCTTGGCGCCCGCATAGCCGCCAAGACCGGCGGCGTGGGGGCGGACGTGATTCTGGGCACCCGGAGCCATTACCGCACGGCGCTGCGTCACCTGGGCATCATGGGCAAGGCCGTGCAGGACAAGCTCCCTGACCTTTTTGCTATCTTCCATGAAATTCTGCTGGAACCCCTGCGGGATACGGACGTGCTGCGGGAACGCATGGGGCAGATGCTGCTGGAAGACAAGGCCCGGCTGGAACACGGCCTGGTGGCTGCCGGCCACGCCACGGTGTCCACCCGCCTGCGGGCGCACTTTACCGAGGCCGGCCGCCTGGCCGAACGCACGGGCGGCCTCAGCCAGCTCCAGGCCGTGCGCGGCTTCCTGCGGCAGCTGGAAACCCAGCCGCAACGCCTGCTGGAGGATATGGAAACCCTGCGGCGCTGCATCATTGCCCGGCCGGGCGCCCTGCTGGACTGCACAGGGGATGCCGCCCTTCTGACCCGGGTGCAGAGCCTGGGCCATGAGCTGCTGGCCGATCTGCCGGCCAGCCGCACAGGCAACGCCGTCGCCCCCCGCCCCCTGGAGCTGCCGGCGGGCGAAGCCTTCTTTGCTCCGGCCCAGGTCAACTATGTGGGCAAGGCCGCCAATATCATCGATCTTGGCTATGCCTGCACCGGCTCGCTGAACGTGGTGCTGCGTTCCCTGCGCATGGGCTATCTCTGGGAGCGCGTGCGCGTGCGCGGTGGAGCCTACGGGGCCATGTGCACCCTGGACAGACTGGGGGGCAATCTGGTGCTGGCCTCCTACCGGGACCCCAATGTGGAAGAAACCCTGGCTGTCTATGACGGCATGGCCGCCTATCTGCGGGACAGTGCCCCGGATGCGGCCCAGCTGGAACAGGCCATCGTGGGTGCCATCGGCGACATGGATGCCTACCTGCTGCCCGATGCCAAAGGCGCGCGCGCCCTGGCCCGCTACCTGGCCGGCGACAGCGAGGAAGACCGCCAGCGCTTCCGCGAGGAAATCCTGTCCACCACGGCCAGGGATTTTCGGGACGTGGCCGACGTGCTGGACGCCGTGGCCCATCAGGGAGTGACCTGCGTGGTGGGCGGCGCCAAAACCCGTGAGGCCGCGGCCGCCCTGGGCTGGGCCGGCCAGGATATCGTGCCCGCCGGCTAA
- a CDS encoding DHH family phosphoesterase, which yields MGGTNTYLTAMRQWRQGLCKDHRWCILIVADPDALASALALKRIMQHRVKSVDIVRVNEVTRPDNLAMIRYLRIPVKPLQVEKLSTYDHFAVVDSQPNHHACFKNITFDLVIDHHPLPAEPYTAAAFYDVRPNVGATSSIMTRYLQGLRITPSPLLATALLYGIRTDTASFERSGGEDDFRAYQWLSRHADTAVLRRILRSEYLRDWLPLFSRAFRSLVDCRGNGAQAWLGDVSSADLLVAVADFFTRVHGLRWIAVSGIVGKTTVVVIFRGDGGRDIGRMADACFYDVGSAGGHRRLARAEFPVSAIPAGTKPQDFVLHRLQTRKLRAITAVRSAPPADPTPDTRDHEMAEVSS from the coding sequence ATGGGCGGCACCAATACCTACCTGACAGCCATGCGCCAGTGGCGCCAGGGCCTTTGCAAGGATCACCGCTGGTGCATCCTCATCGTGGCAGACCCCGATGCGCTGGCGTCGGCCCTGGCCCTCAAGCGCATCATGCAGCACCGCGTCAAATCCGTGGACATTGTGCGCGTTAACGAGGTCACCCGGCCGGACAATCTGGCCATGATCCGCTATCTGCGCATTCCGGTAAAGCCCCTGCAGGTGGAAAAGCTGTCAACCTATGACCATTTTGCCGTGGTGGACTCCCAGCCCAATCATCACGCCTGCTTCAAGAACATCACCTTTGATCTGGTCATCGACCATCACCCCCTGCCGGCGGAACCCTATACCGCTGCCGCCTTCTACGATGTGCGCCCCAATGTGGGCGCCACCAGCAGCATCATGACCCGCTACCTCCAGGGGCTGCGCATCACCCCGTCCCCCCTGCTGGCCACGGCCCTGCTCTATGGCATCCGTACCGATACGGCGAGTTTCGAGCGCAGCGGCGGCGAGGACGACTTCCGCGCCTATCAGTGGCTCTCGCGCCATGCGGATACGGCGGTGCTGCGGCGCATCCTGCGCAGTGAATACCTGCGGGACTGGCTGCCGCTCTTTTCCCGCGCCTTCCGCTCGCTGGTGGACTGCCGGGGCAATGGCGCCCAGGCCTGGCTGGGCGATGTGAGCAGCGCCGATCTGCTGGTGGCCGTGGCGGACTTCTTTACCCGGGTGCATGGCCTGCGCTGGATTGCCGTCAGCGGCATCGTGGGCAAGACCACCGTGGTGGTCATCTTCCGCGGTGACGGCGGCCGCGACATCGGCCGCATGGCCGATGCCTGCTTCTACGATGTGGGTTCCGCCGGAGGGCACCGCCGGCTGGCCCGGGCCGAATTTCCCGTATCCGCCATTCCGGCGGGGACCAAGCCGCAGGACTTTGTGCTGCACCGCCTGCAAACGCGCAAGCTCCGGGCCATCACGGCCGTGCGCTCCGCACCGCCGGCAGACCCCACCCCCGATACCCGGGACCACGAAATGGCGGAAGTCTCGTCATAA
- a CDS encoding dicarboxylate/amino acid:cation symporter, which produces MSTKKHMSLPAQMGAGMLLGILAGAAIQFYAIPTSYFQPFGQLFINLVRMVVVPLVIVSLISGAASVGDVGRLGRMAGKTLIYYFLTTAVAIIIGLLLGNLFQPGAGLNLAQDVASVKVSTPPSMVKVLMDIVPVNPVESLSKGNMLQIIFFAVMLGFSLSLCGEKGQPAIAFFDSMTEAMLHLTRLVMYYAPIGVFALMAVAVGRHGLGVLLPLIKLVGIMYLGCIIHVLLVYIPIVRWAGLRPAHFFRVLSAPLLIAFSSCSSAAALSSNMEGVQRLGASRSVSSFSIPLGNTINMDGTAIYMGVVAIFAAELYGVPMPFDKQLSVLLMGILASVGSMGVPGAGLLMVTMVFTQVGIPLEAVGIVAGIDRVLDMARTTINVLGDATGAICVSKLENDLDPERGARMESTL; this is translated from the coding sequence ATGAGCACGAAAAAACACATGAGCCTGCCCGCCCAGATGGGAGCGGGCATGCTGCTGGGGATACTGGCTGGTGCTGCCATCCAGTTCTACGCCATTCCGACCAGCTACTTTCAGCCCTTTGGTCAGCTGTTCATCAACCTGGTCCGCATGGTGGTGGTGCCGCTGGTCATTGTTTCGCTTATTTCCGGTGCGGCCAGCGTGGGGGATGTGGGACGCCTGGGGCGCATGGCCGGCAAGACCCTGATCTATTATTTTCTGACCACGGCCGTGGCCATCATCATCGGCCTTCTTCTGGGCAATCTGTTCCAGCCCGGCGCCGGTCTGAACCTTGCCCAGGATGTGGCGTCCGTCAAGGTGTCCACACCGCCCAGCATGGTCAAGGTGCTCATGGACATCGTGCCCGTGAACCCCGTGGAGTCGCTGTCCAAGGGCAATATGCTGCAAATCATCTTCTTTGCCGTCATGCTGGGTTTTTCCCTGAGCCTTTGCGGCGAGAAGGGCCAGCCGGCCATAGCCTTCTTTGACAGCATGACCGAGGCCATGCTGCACCTGACCCGCCTTGTCATGTACTATGCACCCATCGGTGTCTTTGCCCTCATGGCCGTGGCGGTGGGGCGTCATGGTCTGGGCGTGCTGCTGCCGCTCATCAAGCTGGTGGGCATCATGTACCTGGGCTGCATCATTCATGTGCTGCTGGTCTATATTCCCATTGTCCGCTGGGCCGGGCTGCGTCCTGCCCATTTCTTCCGGGTGCTGAGCGCGCCCCTGCTCATCGCCTTTTCGTCCTGCTCCAGTGCGGCGGCGCTTTCCTCCAATATGGAAGGCGTGCAGCGTCTGGGGGCTTCCCGCTCCGTGTCCAGCTTTTCCATTCCGCTGGGCAATACCATCAACATGGACGGTACGGCCATCTACATGGGCGTGGTAGCCATTTTTGCGGCAGAGCTGTACGGCGTGCCCATGCCCTTTGACAAGCAGCTTTCCGTGCTGCTCATGGGCATTCTGGCCTCTGTGGGAAGCATGGGCGTTCCCGGCGCCGGCCTGCTCATGGTCACCATGGTCTTCACGCAGGTGGGCATTCCGCTGGAAGCCGTGGGCATTGTGGCCGGCATCGACCGTGTGCTGGACATGGCCCGCACCACCATCAACGTGCTTGGCGATGCCACGGGCGCCATCTGTGTTTCCAAGCTGGAAAATGATCTTGACCCTGAACGCGGGGCACGCATGGAATCCACGCTGTAA
- a CDS encoding 2-amino-3,7-dideoxy-D-threo-hept-6-ulosonate synthase has translation MYLGKKVRLERIINRENGRTIIVPMDHGVTIGAVDGLVDMRETVNDMAIGGADAVLMHKGLVRCSHRSAGKDIGLIVHLSASTALSPMGNTKTLVGTVEEGIKHGADCVSVHVNLGDPNERLMLADLGKVAEACDNWHMPLLAMVYARGPQIANTYDPKMVAHCARVGVELGADIVKVPYTGDVESFSRVVEACCVPVVIAGGELMDSTRQLLQMVHDAVQAGGAGVSIGRNVFQHPRRIELVRAMRAIVHDNADVDQALAIVGE, from the coding sequence ATGTACCTCGGCAAAAAAGTCCGCCTGGAACGCATCATCAATCGTGAAAACGGCCGTACCATCATTGTGCCCATGGATCACGGCGTCACCATCGGCGCTGTGGACGGCCTGGTGGACATGCGTGAAACCGTCAACGACATGGCCATCGGCGGCGCGGATGCCGTGCTCATGCACAAGGGCCTGGTGCGCTGCTCCCACCGCAGCGCCGGCAAGGACATCGGCCTCATCGTGCATCTTTCCGCCTCCACGGCCCTTTCGCCCATGGGCAATACCAAGACCCTGGTGGGCACGGTGGAAGAAGGCATCAAGCACGGCGCCGACTGCGTGTCCGTGCATGTGAACCTGGGCGATCCCAACGAGCGCCTCATGCTGGCCGATCTGGGCAAGGTGGCCGAAGCCTGCGACAACTGGCATATGCCCCTGCTGGCCATGGTCTACGCCCGCGGCCCGCAGATCGCCAATACCTACGATCCCAAGATGGTGGCCCACTGCGCCCGCGTCGGGGTGGAACTGGGCGCCGACATCGTCAAGGTTCCCTACACCGGCGATGTGGAAAGCTTCTCCCGCGTGGTGGAAGCCTGCTGCGTGCCGGTGGTCATCGCGGGCGGGGAACTCATGGATTCCACCCGCCAGCTCCTGCAGATGGTCCACGATGCCGTTCAGGCCGGCGGTGCGGGCGTGTCCATCGGGCGCAATGTGTTCCAGCACCCCCGCCGCATCGAACTGGTCCGGGCCATGCGCGCCATCGTGCATGACAATGCCGACGTGGATCAGGCGCTGGCCATTGTGGGAGAATAG
- a CDS encoding 3-dehydroquinate synthase II family protein, whose product MSRVYFRCEPFDKAAVTLALESGVDGVIVPREQMEAVAGLSRCTVWPAEETPAAVLTSKADEEAVLARLQAGERVVLARGWEVIPVENLLAQSDHVLAEAGSLEEARLAAGILERGVDGIVVLPAALADLKAIVAQCKLSQGREMLQEAVITRVEPVGLGHRVCADTLSLLRRGQGMLVGNSSAFTFLVHAETEHNEYVAARPFRVNAGAVHAYTRLPHDKTCYLGELTAGQEVLIVDADGQTTVATLGRVKIEVRPMLLIEAEVRGADGVQRGAVFLQNAETIRLTGPDGTPLSVVSLKPGDTVLCRTDEAGRHFGMRIREEIREV is encoded by the coding sequence ATGTCCCGGGTATATTTTCGTTGTGAACCGTTCGACAAGGCGGCCGTGACCCTGGCGCTGGAGTCGGGCGTGGACGGGGTCATTGTTCCCCGTGAGCAGATGGAGGCCGTAGCGGGCTTGTCCCGCTGCACGGTCTGGCCCGCGGAGGAAACGCCGGCAGCCGTGCTGACATCCAAGGCTGATGAAGAGGCCGTGCTGGCCCGTCTCCAGGCCGGAGAACGCGTGGTGCTGGCCCGCGGCTGGGAGGTGATCCCGGTGGAAAACCTGCTGGCCCAGAGCGATCACGTGCTGGCCGAAGCCGGCTCGCTGGAGGAAGCCCGCCTGGCGGCCGGCATTCTGGAACGCGGCGTGGACGGCATTGTGGTTCTGCCCGCTGCCCTGGCCGATCTCAAGGCCATTGTGGCCCAGTGCAAGCTGTCGCAGGGGCGGGAAATGCTGCAGGAAGCGGTCATCACCCGTGTGGAGCCTGTGGGCCTGGGGCACCGCGTCTGCGCGGACACCCTCTCGCTGCTCCGGCGCGGTCAGGGCATGCTGGTGGGCAATTCCAGCGCCTTCACCTTTCTGGTGCATGCCGAGACCGAGCATAACGAATACGTGGCGGCTCGCCCCTTCCGGGTCAATGCCGGGGCCGTGCATGCCTATACCCGCCTGCCGCACGACAAGACCTGCTACCTGGGCGAACTGACCGCCGGACAGGAAGTGCTCATTGTGGATGCCGACGGCCAGACCACCGTGGCCACGCTGGGCCGGGTCAAGATCGAGGTGCGGCCCATGCTGCTCATCGAGGCCGAAGTGCGCGGCGCCGACGGGGTCCAGCGGGGCGCCGTCTTTCTGCAGAATGCCGAAACCATCCGCCTTACCGGCCCGGACGGCACGCCCCTGAGCGTGGTGAGCCTCAAGCCCGGCGATACGGTGCTCTGCCGCACGGACGAGGCCGGACGGCACTTCGGCATGCGTATCCGCGAAGAGATCAGGGAGGTCTAG
- the pheA gene encoding prephenate dehydratase, producing MAPSDSSVSDAAQRLSTIRAQIEDVDHRLLALFNERAALSQEVGRLKAHDPGIIFKPLREREVLDRLARENAGPLPDEHLFSIWREILSSSRALQRPQHVAYLGPEGTFSYFAGVEYLGHSATFHPCNDLKQIFEEVVSGQCELGVVPLENSLQGTVGASFDLFLNHDVYIQAELFSRISHCLLSQGNSLADIRTVYSHPQPLAQCSGWLRAHLPNAGLIPVESTAAAARRARHEADSAAIGNGKLADLNGLNILARRIEDHSGNWTRFVIIGPKPARKQLGGCMRTPVPGHTGADKTSLLFTLPDKSGALSAVLELLAVHHINMRKLESRPLRGQCWKYVFFADVESDLEAPEHRELLQRLGEVCTSFRILGCYPTGPQLDRLETADHKEDDHA from the coding sequence ATGGCGCCTTCCGATTCCTCTGTTTCCGATGCGGCACAACGCCTGAGCACCATTCGCGCCCAGATCGAGGATGTGGACCACCGCCTGCTGGCCCTTTTCAACGAGCGGGCGGCCCTCAGCCAGGAGGTGGGGCGCCTCAAGGCCCACGATCCCGGCATCATCTTCAAGCCCCTGCGCGAACGCGAGGTGCTGGACCGTCTGGCCCGCGAAAATGCCGGCCCCCTGCCCGATGAGCACCTCTTTTCCATCTGGCGGGAAATCCTTTCCTCTTCCCGAGCCCTGCAACGACCGCAGCACGTGGCCTATCTTGGCCCCGAAGGCACCTTCTCCTACTTTGCCGGCGTGGAATACCTGGGGCATTCGGCTACCTTCCATCCCTGCAACGATCTGAAGCAGATCTTTGAGGAGGTGGTCAGCGGCCAGTGCGAACTGGGGGTGGTGCCGCTGGAAAATTCCCTGCAAGGCACCGTGGGCGCCAGTTTCGACCTGTTCCTCAATCATGATGTCTACATCCAGGCCGAGCTGTTCTCGCGCATATCGCACTGTCTGCTCAGTCAGGGAAATTCCCTGGCGGACATCCGCACGGTGTATTCCCACCCGCAACCCCTGGCCCAGTGCAGCGGCTGGCTGCGCGCCCACCTGCCCAATGCCGGCCTGATTCCGGTGGAATCCACCGCGGCCGCGGCCCGGCGCGCCCGCCATGAGGCGGACAGCGCGGCCATCGGCAACGGCAAGCTGGCCGACCTCAACGGCCTGAACATCCTGGCCCGGCGCATCGAGGATCATTCCGGCAACTGGACCCGCTTTGTGATCATTGGTCCCAAGCCGGCCCGCAAGCAGCTTGGCGGCTGCATGCGTACCCCCGTTCCCGGGCATACCGGCGCGGACAAGACCTCGCTGCTCTTCACCCTGCCGGACAAGTCCGGCGCCCTGTCCGCCGTTCTGGAACTGCTGGCCGTGCATCATATCAACATGCGCAAGCTGGAGTCCCGCCCCCTGCGCGGACAGTGCTGGAAATATGTCTTCTTTGCCGACGTGGAAAGCGATCTGGAAGCGCCGGAACACCGCGAACTGCTGCAACGCCTGGGCGAAGTCTGTACCAGCTTCCGTATCCTGGGCTGCTATCCCACCGGCCCCCAGCTGGATCGCCTGGAGACCGCAGACCACAAGGAAGATGATCATGCGTAA
- a CDS encoding 3-phosphoshikimate 1-carboxyvinyltransferase, with protein MRNVTAPASKSLSHRYCIGAALAEGRSELFHVLESRDLQQTRAILTACGASFDGLPHDGAASAAWLVTGMPRPQGGPQAHPLSCDVHESGTSCRLLTAVLAAGQGCFRIHGAPRMHQRPIGELVDVLRALGVSITYEQTEGCPPLLLETTGLKPEKVGGCVHLGMDTSSQYFSGLLLAAPLAPAPITVELGGQKAMSWPYVGLTLQCLEDFGITFVVEQRPSPDAPWQRMSGQDWRKLREAVPGCLRVTVQPGAYQPGQHTIEGDWSGASYLLAAGAVGRHPVRVQGLRQDSLQGDRAIVNILQRMGARVETDDYGGITVYPSALHGIQLDMHDCPDLVPTVAVLAGFAQGSTRIDNVAHLRHKESDRLHAPAEELAKTGVVVDELHDGLLIHGLGGRSFGLREPILPDEVALSTHNDHRMAMSLSLLSLRDSAINIRERLDNPSVVDKSFPDFWQCWEQIR; from the coding sequence ATGCGTAATGTCACGGCCCCGGCCTCCAAGTCCCTTTCGCACCGCTACTGCATCGGTGCCGCCCTGGCCGAGGGCCGCTCCGAACTGTTTCATGTGCTGGAAAGCCGCGACCTGCAACAGACCCGGGCCATCCTGACCGCCTGCGGCGCCAGCTTTGACGGCCTGCCGCACGATGGCGCAGCCTCGGCCGCCTGGCTGGTGACGGGCATGCCCCGGCCGCAGGGCGGCCCCCAGGCGCACCCCCTTTCCTGCGACGTGCACGAATCCGGCACTTCCTGCCGCCTGCTCACGGCGGTTCTGGCTGCCGGGCAGGGCTGTTTCCGCATCCACGGGGCGCCGCGCATGCACCAGCGCCCCATTGGCGAGCTGGTGGATGTGCTGCGCGCCCTGGGTGTGAGCATCACCTATGAACAGACGGAAGGCTGCCCGCCCCTGCTGCTGGAAACCACGGGCCTGAAGCCCGAAAAGGTCGGCGGCTGCGTGCACCTGGGCATGGATACCTCCAGCCAGTATTTTTCGGGGCTGCTGCTGGCTGCCCCCCTGGCCCCCGCGCCCATCACCGTGGAACTGGGCGGCCAGAAGGCCATGTCCTGGCCCTATGTGGGGCTGACGCTCCAGTGCCTGGAAGACTTCGGCATCACCTTTGTGGTAGAACAGCGTCCCAGCCCTGATGCCCCCTGGCAGCGCATGTCCGGCCAGGACTGGCGCAAGCTGCGCGAAGCCGTTCCCGGCTGCCTGCGCGTCACGGTGCAGCCCGGCGCCTACCAGCCGGGACAGCACACCATCGAAGGGGACTGGTCCGGCGCCTCCTACCTGCTAGCCGCCGGCGCCGTGGGGCGGCATCCGGTGCGCGTGCAGGGCCTGCGGCAGGACTCGCTGCAAGGCGACCGCGCCATCGTGAACATCCTGCAACGCATGGGCGCCCGGGTGGAAACGGACGATTACGGCGGCATCACGGTCTATCCCTCGGCCCTGCACGGCATCCAGCTGGATATGCACGACTGCCCGGACCTGGTGCCCACTGTGGCCGTCCTGGCCGGCTTTGCCCAGGGGTCCACGCGCATCGACAATGTGGCCCACCTGCGCCACAAGGAATCCGACCGCCTGCACGCCCCGGCCGAAGAGCTGGCCAAAACCGGCGTGGTGGTGGACGAACTGCACGACGGCCTGCTCATCCATGGCCTGGGCGGCCGCAGCTTTGGCCTGCGGGAACCCATTCTGCCGGACGAGGTGGCCCTGAGCACCCATAACGATCACCGCATGGCCATGTCCCTTTCCCTGCTGTCGCTGCGGGATTCTGCCATCAACATCCGGGAACGGCTGGACAATCCCTCGGTGGTGGACAAGTCCTTCCCCGACTTCTGGCAATGCTGGGAGCAGATACGATGA
- a CDS encoding prephenate dehydrogenase/arogenate dehydrogenase family protein: protein MSRSFGKILLVGSSGRMGSMLCIRAAAAGLHPATLDIDQTLPPAEAPGVAVPHGEAAPFDPLRLREAARDAALVLLCVPATALRATAAALCPHLPPTAVLSDIVSVKEQPLRHMRACWQGAIVGTHPLFGPQTADADLPVAVTPADGTPEAAIALVEDFFTALGCRPFRTTAEAHDRAMARVQNMNFITTLAYFALLAGHDELLPYITPSFRRRQAAARKMLTEDGAMFSALFEANAYSHEAVRQYRQMLNVAAGGDIDLLCRRARWWWQHEDETDAPRDGAAAPASA from the coding sequence ATGAGCCGTTCCTTCGGGAAAATTCTGCTGGTGGGCAGCAGCGGGCGCATGGGCAGCATGCTCTGCATCCGCGCTGCCGCAGCGGGACTGCACCCGGCCACGCTGGACATCGACCAGACCCTGCCGCCGGCGGAGGCTCCCGGTGTGGCCGTGCCGCACGGCGAAGCAGCCCCCTTTGACCCCCTGCGCCTGCGGGAGGCCGCACGGGATGCCGCCCTGGTGCTGCTCTGCGTGCCGGCAACCGCGCTGCGTGCCACGGCGGCCGCGCTCTGCCCGCACCTGCCGCCCACGGCTGTACTGTCTGACATCGTAAGCGTGAAGGAACAGCCCCTGCGGCACATGCGGGCCTGCTGGCAGGGCGCCATCGTGGGCACCCATCCGCTTTTCGGCCCCCAGACGGCCGATGCGGACCTGCCCGTGGCCGTGACGCCGGCGGACGGCACGCCGGAAGCAGCCATTGCCCTGGTGGAGGACTTTTTCACTGCCCTGGGCTGCCGCCCGTTCCGCACCACCGCCGAGGCCCATGACAGGGCCATGGCCCGTGTGCAGAACATGAACTTCATTACCACCCTGGCCTACTTTGCCCTGCTGGCCGGGCATGACGAGCTGCTGCCCTATATCACGCCCTCCTTCCGGCGGCGGCAGGCCGCTGCCCGAAAGATGCTGACCGAGGACGGGGCCATGTTCAGCGCCCTGTTTGAAGCCAATGCCTACAGCCACGAGGCCGTGCGCCAGTACCGGCAGATGCTCAACGTGGCGGCCGGCGGCGACATTGACCTGCTCTGCCGTCGTGCCCGCTGGTGGTGGCAGCACGAGGACGAAACAGACGCCCCACGCGACGGAGCCGCCGCACCGGCATCCGCCTGA